The DNA segment ATAATATATAGGGAAAAATCGTCGATATATCGCGAGATATCACCGATTTTTTGGGATTTCTCTCgaaatttcttaatattttcttccatggttGTATATGCCCAAATTAAACACAATTATCATGGGGTTGACTTCATAATCAATTTCCAGCGTAACATTGTAAAAAGTCAAATACCATTGTCTAGAAGGATTGTTTAGACCTGGAGgagatttatttaatttataaactttatCATGCAAACCTTTTCCGTGAGACCCTTTTGGTTGCTTCACATCTATATCTTGCTTTTGAATAGATATCACATCACAACgagaaaggtttttttttttgggtattcaTGCTGCCTAATCTTAGTGAGATGagtttaaaatctatttttaagcCTAGTGCAAAGTTAAGTATTATATTTTCTCGAtctcattatatataaaattaattttatttaattttttattctcctatttttaacaaacaaaataatgaaaaagttatttttaaacataataagtcacaaaaatataatatatttttataaaatatatttattcttaatataagtaattttatttttattttttaaaaataaacaagataAAACAagacaagaaagagaaattctcatactacaataattttttttttttgagtgaggatgtgaattaatttatttaaatgggACAGGTCGAGATGGGGATATCTCTCCCAAATCCACCTTCTTGTGATCCCTGAACTACCTCTTGTTATCTTTATGTGGTTGGAATGCTTATAATGCCTTCTTTCCTCCTCATCAAGTGCAAACGCAATAAGAAAAGTTATCCATGGATAAATCTTTAACCAAACAATTTATGGAAGTAACAGCTGAATCCCATGATGATGGAAGACTATTAAGTATGGCGTAAACTTGCATTTTGTTAGAAATGAGACTGTTCGAAGAATAAACAGATCTTTGGCAATAAGAAGCAGGTGACTTACAAGATCCACCACTTGACCTGTATCTTTTCCCATTGGTAAACCACTAAACCTTTCAAGCAAAAGTTGATATATACCATCAGCTTTCttccccatttttattttttttaagacaaacTGTGTTTAAAACACTTTCCAGACCAACAAAGTTTTCAGCTTGGTTTCTCCTCGATAAATTGGAAGAATTAAGCTTGAAGGTTTTAAAAGGGATATAAAATCTTAAAACTAGTAAGAAGTCTGAAAACTGAAAAGACAAAAAGACAATTCTTTTCCTCGATAAATTGGAAGAATTAgtctttttccttattttgttttttcttcttttcatatatttactttctttaatcattatttttctaatatttatattaatatgcCCTGCATATGTGATCACATGTAATGCAAAATGTGAGCACATCCCTGTGTATATATATGGTAGGATAGAAGGAATCCTTTGGTAGTTTTTGCCATAAAACTCACTTTGAACCTGCGTTTTGACTCAATAAGGTCTGACTGTTCAATTAGGGATGAGAGAAATATGTGATGGGTTTCGTCGGTAGGGTTGACCAACTTCACAATCTAAATAGCAGAGTCTTGTTTgactttcattttctcatttaattttCCCTCCATATCCCCAACGGTTCCATAAAAAATCAACAGTCGCTTATTAATGGCAACAAGTGGAGAAATGTATGGTTGGCCAGTGGGCGAAGCTTATATAAGGAGAGTGGTTTGAGTGCAAATAGCAAGCAAAGTGGCTGAAAACCTTGCATTGGCAACAAAGAGCCATGGGTGTTTCTCCAAAATGGCTTTGCGTGATTCTTTTCTTGAGTGTTGTCTTCCATATGAGTGCAATTGCACTTGGAGATGACAAGGTTGATAAAACTAGATTTAGGGATGATGGCTGCCGATTTGGAGGCCGACGAGGCTGTGGTGGTGGTCGTGGTGGTGGAGGAGGGGGAGGGTTTGGTGGTGGTTCAGGAAAAGGCGGGGGATTTGGAGCTGGGGGTGGTGTTGGTGGAGGTGGTGGCTTTGGTGGTGGGGGAGGAGGTGGTGTTGGGGGCGGGTCAGGTCATGGTGGGGGTTTCGGAGCTGGTGGAGGCGTAGGAGGTGGTGCAGGAGGAGGTGTGGGTGGTGGTGGAGGCGGGGGaggaggaggtggaggtggaggtggaggtggaggtggtggtgTTGGCGGTGGTTCAGGTCATGGTGGAGGTTTCGGAGCTGGTGGAGGAGTAGGAGGTGGTGCAGGAGGAGGTGTAggcggtggtggtggaggtggaggtgtaggaggaggtggaggtggaggtggtggtgCTGGGGGTGGTTCAGGTCATGGTGGAGGTTTTGGAGCTGGAGGTGGTGTTGGTGTTGGTGGTGGCGCTGGAGGTGCTGGTGGAGGCGGTGgcggaggtggtggtggtggtggtggtggtgcagGCGGAGGATCAGGCCATGGTGGTGGCTTTGGTGCAGGAGGCGGTGTAGGAAGTGGTGCTGGTGGAGGTGTTGGAGGGGGAGGAGGTTTTGGAGGAGGCAGCGGCGGTGGTGTAGGTGGAGGATCAGGCCATGGTGGTGGATTCGGCGCTGGTGGAGGTGCTGGTGGTGGAGCCGGTGGAGGTGTAGGGGGTGGTCATGGAGTTGGAGGCGGCGGAGGAATTGGAATTGGAATTGGAATTGGGGTTGGAGTGGGAACTGGAGCTGGAGCTGGAGCTGGCCGTGGCTCTGGAAGTGGCTCCGgcagtggtggtggtggtgggggaAAGTGAAAACGGCTTTGGCATCCAAAACCAGCATATAGCATAATGGAATGAGTcatattttaagttttgaaatgatCCTCTGTATTGCAATTAAGTTGTTTGTGTAACAATATCCCTTCCTGTGTTTTCCTAATAAAAAACCTTTCTTCCCCCTATTTCCATTCTTTCCTTCATCTTTCTCTTTACTTTCTTTTGGATTATTACCATTCATTCACCCTTTCATTGAAGCACCCAACATTATCCACTGTTTCCAAATCATACTCAAAAAATTAACAACTCAATTAGCACCAAGTAATTCAACGCCCTTGGTATAATacattatgtttggttcttggaaagtacaaaggaaataaaaatatgctaagaaaaatgaattttttatgtttggttgtcttataaaatattctataaaaaaatttaatataattaaaattagttagaaacttatgcattttaaaattatttaatatttatattga comes from the Vitis vinifera cultivar Pinot Noir 40024 chromosome 12, ASM3070453v1 genome and includes:
- the LOC104880892 gene encoding glycine-rich cell wall structural protein 1, whose product is MGVSPKWLCVILFLSVVFHMSAIALGDDKVDKTRFRDDGCRFGGRRGCGGGRGGGGGGGFGGGSGKGGGFGAGGGVGGGGGFGGGGGGGVGGGSGHGGGFGAGGGVGGGAGGGVGGGGGGGGGGGGGGGGGGGGVGGGSGHGGGFGAGGGVGGGAGGGVGGGGGGHGGGFGAGGGVGVGGGAGGAGGGGGGGGGGGGGGAGGGSGHGGGFGAGGGVGSGAGGGVGGGGGFGGGSGGGVGGGSGHGGGFGAGGGAGGGAGGGVGGGHGVGGGGGIGIGIGIGVGVGTGAGAGAGRGSGSGSGSGGGGGGK